A genomic region of Xanthomonas fragariae contains the following coding sequences:
- the ppnN gene encoding nucleotide 5'-monophosphate nucleosidase PpnN has protein sequence MELSSTAARALPVVDARIYPRGGLDVLSKAEVARLRDASGGGMHELLRRCALAVLTSGSASDDPRAARDLYPDFDIQVNQQDRGIRIDLVNAPAMAFVDGDIIRGVAELLFAVVRDLAYMAIELQAQRADLDTSEGITNAVFGQLRNARILQPSDPNLVVCWGGHSISRDEYLYTKQVGYELGLRGLDICTGCGPGAMKGPMKGATIAHSKQRKHHTRYIGVTEPGIIAAESPNPIVNHLVIMPDIEKRLEAFVRIGHGILVFPGGVGTAEEILYLLGILLREENADLPFPLILTGPTIAAPYFEQIDRFIRLTLGEAVASRYEIIVGDPVAVARRMAEGINGVRAHRKDQKDSYYFNWSVHIPLEYQQPFEPSHEAMSALDLHHGRPAPALAADLRRAFSGIVAGNVKEDGMRRIEELGPFEIHGDPDIMRALDELLRGFVEQRRMKISGDYRPCYRVVT, from the coding sequence ATGGAACTCAGCAGTACGGCAGCACGGGCGCTGCCGGTGGTGGATGCACGGATCTACCCACGTGGTGGTCTGGACGTATTGTCCAAGGCGGAAGTGGCCCGGTTGCGCGATGCATCCGGTGGCGGCATGCACGAACTGTTGCGCCGTTGCGCATTGGCGGTGCTCACTAGTGGCAGCGCCTCGGACGACCCGCGCGCCGCGCGCGATCTGTATCCGGATTTCGATATTCAGGTAAACCAGCAAGACCGCGGCATCCGCATCGATCTGGTCAATGCGCCGGCCATGGCGTTCGTTGATGGCGACATCATCCGTGGCGTGGCCGAACTGCTGTTCGCCGTCGTTCGCGACTTGGCCTACATGGCGATCGAGCTTCAAGCGCAGCGCGCCGATCTCGACACTAGTGAAGGCATTACCAATGCGGTGTTCGGTCAGTTGCGCAACGCGCGCATCCTGCAGCCGTCCGACCCTAATCTGGTCGTGTGCTGGGGTGGTCATTCCATCTCGCGCGACGAATACCTTTACACCAAGCAGGTGGGCTACGAGCTCGGTCTACGTGGCCTGGATATTTGCACCGGCTGCGGCCCGGGTGCGATGAAGGGGCCGATGAAGGGGGCCACGATTGCCCATTCCAAACAGCGCAAGCACCATACGCGCTACATCGGCGTCACCGAGCCGGGCATCATCGCTGCCGAGTCGCCCAACCCGATCGTCAACCACCTGGTAATCATGCCGGACATCGAAAAGCGCCTGGAGGCCTTCGTCCGCATCGGGCACGGCATCCTGGTGTTCCCAGGTGGCGTCGGCACGGCGGAAGAAATCCTCTACCTACTCGGCATCCTGCTACGCGAAGAAAACGCCGACCTGCCGTTCCCGCTGATTCTCACCGGCCCGACCATCGCCGCGCCGTACTTCGAGCAGATCGATCGCTTCATCCGGCTGACGCTGGGCGAAGCCGTCGCATCGCGCTACGAGATTATCGTTGGCGACCCGGTCGCGGTGGCGCGTCGCATGGCTGAAGGCATCAACGGAGTGCGCGCGCACCGTAAAGATCAGAAGGACTCGTACTACTTCAACTGGTCGGTGCACATCCCGCTTGAATACCAGCAGCCGTTCGAACCGAGCCACGAGGCCATGTCCGCGCTGGACTTGCACCATGGCCGCCCCGCACCTGCCCTGGCCGCCGACCTGCGCCGCGCGTTCTCTGGCATTGTCGCCGGCAACGTCAAGGAAGACGGCATGCGCCGCATCGAAGAGCTCGGCCCCTTCGAGATCCACGGCGACCCGGACATCATGCGGGCCTTGGACGAACTCCTGCGCGGCTTCGTCGAACAACGCCGCATGAAGATTTCGGGAGACTACCGGCCTTGTTATCGGGTGGTGACCTGA
- a CDS encoding sensor histidine kinase, with product MSSPPTHVQPLDTLWQASVIVWTLLAGEGVAIVLALAPTLDGNRWVYFGLASLAVQWVALLTLACLYGLRRRLTNLKPLHIATLSIGLMLACTWAVCAASWVALHEAWNMSSREWMLSVLRITGTALTVGTLGLLAFHNHWRARQLAVQAKQAQLDALRARIRPHFLFNTLNTGAALVHVHPEQAERLLLDLSDLFRAALGSSDYIDLNQELGLTRRYLEIEQMRLGRRLTIDWQAPSSLPAIQLPTLSIQPLVENAIRHGIEPRVDGGRLSIKVVLEEKRILVEIANPLPPSQENAHRGHHLGLRAVQARLETQEAGRGRLTTQRTDETFISTLELPIIAKH from the coding sequence ATGTCTAGTCCGCCCACCCACGTGCAGCCTCTCGATACCTTGTGGCAAGCATCGGTCATTGTCTGGACCCTGCTAGCCGGGGAGGGAGTAGCGATCGTGCTCGCTCTGGCGCCCACGCTGGACGGCAATCGCTGGGTTTATTTCGGGCTTGCTTCATTGGCCGTGCAATGGGTCGCTCTATTGACGTTGGCATGCCTTTATGGGTTGCGACGTCGCTTGACGAATCTCAAGCCACTTCATATCGCCACACTCTCAATCGGCCTCATGCTGGCCTGCACCTGGGCGGTATGTGCCGCCTCTTGGGTAGCGTTGCACGAGGCATGGAATATGTCTTCGCGCGAGTGGATGTTGAGCGTCCTCCGCATTACAGGAACTGCCTTGACCGTGGGGACCTTGGGCTTGCTAGCCTTTCACAACCACTGGAGAGCGCGACAATTAGCTGTGCAGGCGAAACAGGCGCAGCTGGATGCGCTACGCGCACGCATCCGACCACATTTTCTTTTCAATACATTGAATACAGGAGCGGCTTTAGTCCATGTACATCCAGAGCAAGCAGAACGCCTTTTATTGGATCTCTCAGACCTGTTCCGCGCGGCGTTGGGCAGTTCGGATTACATCGACCTAAATCAAGAGCTGGGACTGACACGGCGGTATCTGGAAATCGAGCAGATGCGTCTGGGACGTCGGTTGACAATCGACTGGCAGGCGCCTTCTTCATTGCCGGCAATCCAGCTTCCAACCCTATCGATTCAGCCATTGGTAGAAAACGCAATCCGGCATGGAATCGAGCCTCGGGTTGATGGTGGCCGCCTTTCCATCAAAGTAGTTCTGGAAGAAAAAAGGATACTAGTAGAAATCGCCAACCCTCTCCCTCCGAGTCAAGAAAACGCACATCGCGGTCATCACCTTGGTCTGCGAGCCGTGCAGGCCAGGCTGGAAACCCAGGAAGCCGGCCGCGGACGCCTGACAACCCAACGGACCGATGAAACTTTCATCAGTACCTTGGAGTTGCCGATCATCGCCAAGCATTAA
- a CDS encoding GspH/FimT family pseudopilin, with amino-acid sequence MVTVAVIAIVAAIAIPSFTGLINSNRLTASANEVLASLQMTRSEAVRRNQTVLMCPSSDASSCSSGSWNQWIVMVKATNEVLRVGTAKAPMLVQASPAIVSNGNAIEFRADGLARSATGALLVAAVSSCLVTTNPPQNVRMVVIVSGSRASVRSSTGDATCAAPVDTPTTL; translated from the coding sequence ATGGTCACCGTGGCCGTGATAGCGATCGTAGCCGCGATTGCTATTCCAAGTTTCACGGGGTTGATCAACAGTAATCGGCTGACTGCGTCTGCAAACGAGGTGCTGGCATCGCTACAAATGACCAGGTCCGAAGCTGTGCGACGCAACCAGACAGTGCTCATGTGTCCCAGCAGCGACGCGTCCAGCTGCAGCAGCGGTTCATGGAATCAGTGGATCGTAATGGTCAAGGCAACCAACGAGGTCCTGCGAGTTGGCACAGCGAAGGCGCCAATGCTTGTGCAGGCCAGCCCTGCGATCGTCAGTAACGGAAACGCAATTGAGTTTCGGGCAGATGGCCTTGCACGCAGCGCGACAGGTGCCTTGCTCGTTGCTGCTGTTAGCTCCTGTCTGGTAACAACCAATCCTCCACAAAATGTCCGGATGGTTGTAATCGTCAGCGGAAGCCGTGCTTCGGTGCGTAGCAGTACCGGCGATGCTACGTGCGCAGCTCCGGTCGACACACCCACTACGCTGTAA
- the pilV gene encoding type IV pilus modification protein PilV, with product MELKRKSMAGIGLIEVLISVVVLGVGMLGIAAMQATALRNSQSSLERSQAVIQAYTIFDAMRANSEVAISGGYNTASCSAFAGSSLVSNDISSWLQGLKDSINSTACGTITCSATTCEAIVKWDDSRAKNGSAVQQFSIKTRL from the coding sequence ATGGAACTTAAACGTAAGTCGATGGCAGGCATTGGTTTGATCGAAGTACTGATCTCAGTCGTGGTCTTGGGGGTTGGTATGCTCGGTATCGCCGCAATGCAAGCAACAGCTCTGCGCAATAGTCAGAGCTCGCTGGAGCGGAGTCAGGCTGTAATACAGGCATATACCATCTTCGATGCAATGCGTGCCAATTCGGAGGTGGCGATATCTGGGGGCTACAACACTGCATCCTGTAGTGCATTCGCTGGGTCTAGCCTCGTCTCCAATGATATCAGTAGCTGGTTGCAAGGGTTAAAGGATTCAATTAACTCAACAGCATGCGGAACCATAACGTGCAGTGCTACGACCTGCGAAGCGATAGTCAAATGGGACGATAGTAGGGCAAAAAATGGAAGTGCTGTCCAGCAGTTTTCAATCAAGACAAGGCTATGA
- a CDS encoding PilW family protein: MKINVQMNARRSNMHGVTLIELMIALVLGLLVVGAAIGIFISNRRTYSATEGLGRVQENVRIAFELMARDVREASGNPCLNNVSIANVVNNKAANWYTNIDNWTSGITGVDGAFSSGSPSNGTSVGARVTGTDALQILGAGYEVATIASDNTSAATLTLNMTAAAAGIGTGDVVVACNARQSAIFQVSSVAGSNVVHAVSGVSPGNCSTGLAMPVCAGSQFAFVAAGSVIANLHAARWFIGTNARGTRSLYQSQMIYSGGSLAQRNDEVLEGVNNMQLRYLIKGQTSYVDASAVSDWSKVTAISIRLEMLDSTRVGAGGETISRTLNHVIALRNRNA; the protein is encoded by the coding sequence ATGAAAATAAATGTGCAAATGAACGCCAGACGCTCGAACATGCATGGCGTGACATTGATTGAACTGATGATTGCATTGGTACTGGGTTTGCTGGTTGTCGGTGCGGCTATTGGTATTTTTATTTCAAATCGACGCACTTATAGTGCGACAGAGGGGTTGGGCCGAGTTCAAGAAAACGTGCGAATAGCATTTGAGTTAATGGCGCGCGATGTACGCGAGGCATCTGGAAATCCATGTCTAAATAACGTGTCAATTGCAAACGTGGTGAATAACAAGGCTGCTAATTGGTACACGAATATCGATAATTGGACTTCTGGGATAACGGGGGTGGATGGTGCTTTTTCTTCTGGTTCGCCAAGTAATGGCACATCGGTGGGCGCGCGCGTCACTGGTACCGACGCGCTACAGATTCTTGGGGCTGGCTATGAAGTTGCGACAATCGCTTCGGATAACACCTCTGCTGCAACGCTGACGCTAAATATGACGGCTGCTGCCGCGGGAATTGGTACGGGCGACGTTGTTGTTGCCTGCAACGCACGACAATCTGCGATTTTTCAGGTCAGTTCGGTTGCTGGCTCAAACGTTGTGCACGCCGTCAGTGGTGTTTCTCCAGGTAACTGCTCTACAGGCTTGGCCATGCCGGTTTGTGCTGGCTCGCAGTTTGCATTCGTTGCTGCGGGTTCGGTGATTGCGAATCTGCATGCTGCTCGTTGGTTCATTGGGACTAATGCGCGCGGAACAAGATCTTTATATCAGTCGCAAATGATTTATTCGGGGGGAAGTCTGGCACAACGCAACGACGAAGTGCTGGAAGGGGTCAACAATATGCAGTTGCGGTATTTGATCAAAGGTCAAACGTCTTATGTGGACGCCAGTGCAGTCAGCGACTGGTCGAAAGTTACCGCCATCAGCATTCGCTTGGAGATGCTCGATTCAACTCGCGTCGGTGCTGGCGGCGAAACCATTAGTCGTACACTGAATCACGTTATTGCACTTCGGAACCGCAACGCATGA
- a CDS encoding pilus assembly PilX family protein yields the protein MRTIGHTRQRGVSLIVVLLLLLVMTLLGLAVLRSTVLEERMASNLVDRGRSFQAAEGALREAEERIKATKTLSVPNNGCTDGICSTPVSTTADRWLVADRAGWRTATLTVTSTASPQYIIEYMGDAPTWLACDRISPIPALCLAPRYRITAVSEGAGRAQVLLQTNYIKQ from the coding sequence ATGAGGACTATCGGCCATACGCGCCAGCGCGGCGTCTCGCTCATCGTCGTTTTATTGCTTCTTTTGGTAATGACATTATTGGGATTGGCGGTACTGCGTAGTACAGTTCTTGAAGAACGAATGGCATCCAACTTGGTTGATCGCGGCCGAAGCTTCCAAGCTGCGGAAGGTGCGTTGCGCGAAGCCGAAGAACGTATCAAGGCCACAAAAACGCTAAGTGTGCCCAATAATGGATGCACAGATGGGATTTGTTCAACGCCGGTTTCTACAACCGCTGATCGCTGGCTTGTGGCGGATAGAGCCGGCTGGCGTACTGCCACACTGACGGTGACCTCAACAGCCTCACCGCAGTACATAATAGAGTATATGGGCGATGCACCTACTTGGCTTGCATGCGACCGCATTTCGCCAATACCGGCATTGTGCTTGGCACCAAGGTATCGCATTACCGCCGTCAGCGAAGGAGCTGGGCGTGCCCAAGTGCTTCTGCAGACCAACTACAT